From the genome of Virgibacillus proomii, one region includes:
- a CDS encoding ROK family glucokinase gives MEQIIIGIDIGGTTAKLGLISNEGDILDKWQIPTNTNDGGIHIIHDIWDSITKKIEAKGMKQGQILGIGIGAPGFIEDETGFIYEAVNIGWRDYPLGDLLKKRAQLPVFVENDANVAALGENWRGSGHQVANLIAITLGTGVGGGIIANGRIINGEAGLGGEIGHIIIEKDGASCNCGKKGCLETIASATGIVRQAKQKAEEFPKSKLASIIATNGTITTKDVFQLAAEGDQDAEQIVARTADVLGMAIATMGVILNPAKVLIGGGVSKAGEPLLSAIREAFDRYALPKVNQTCELALAQLGNDAGIIGAAYLVKQKLQK, from the coding sequence TTGGAACAGATAATTATTGGTATCGACATAGGAGGAACTACAGCTAAATTAGGACTGATTAGTAATGAAGGAGACATACTTGACAAATGGCAGATCCCAACAAATACAAATGATGGTGGTATTCATATCATTCATGATATATGGGATTCGATAACTAAAAAAATAGAAGCAAAAGGAATGAAGCAGGGACAAATTCTTGGTATAGGGATTGGCGCTCCGGGATTTATAGAAGACGAAACAGGTTTTATATACGAGGCAGTAAATATTGGTTGGAGAGACTATCCGTTAGGTGATTTATTAAAAAAACGAGCACAATTACCAGTGTTTGTTGAAAATGACGCTAATGTGGCTGCTTTAGGTGAAAATTGGCGAGGATCTGGTCACCAAGTTGCAAACTTAATCGCGATTACACTTGGTACAGGTGTAGGCGGAGGTATTATTGCTAACGGAAGAATCATTAATGGTGAAGCAGGGTTAGGTGGCGAAATCGGCCATATAATTATTGAAAAGGATGGCGCTAGTTGTAACTGCGGTAAGAAAGGTTGTTTGGAAACCATTGCTTCAGCGACCGGTATCGTGCGCCAAGCAAAACAGAAGGCAGAGGAGTTTCCTAAAAGTAAACTAGCTTCTATAATAGCAACAAATGGAACAATTACTACAAAGGATGTTTTTCAACTAGCAGCAGAAGGTGACCAAGATGCTGAACAGATCGTTGCTCGCACTGCTGATGTATTAGGCATGGCAATTGCAACTATGGGTGTTATTCTTAATCCTGCTAAAGTTTTAATTGGTGGAGGAGTGTCAAAAGCGGGTGAGCCGCTACTTTCCGCTATTCGCGAAGCATTTGATCGATATGCACTTCCAAAAGTGAACCAAACTTGTGAATTAGCGCTTGCCCAATTAGGTAATGATGCTGGTATCATAGGCGCGGCTTATTTAGTAAAACAAAAACTACAAAAATAG
- a CDS encoding spore germination protein, giving the protein MQKDKQPLFRSFEKNRDYIRDRLAVDKSFDIVQRDLEYAGVKMAFFLIDGFIKDDILLYIMDLFADLKPEDIQTNTLKKLVETYIPYVEVDEVDDLNKVTDLVLGGPAALVVEGIDKVIMIDGRTYPARSPEEPDLERVVRGSRDGYVETIIFNTALTRRRVRDRSLRMEYMQIGRRSKTDICICYLEDIADQRRVEALKDKLAQIDTDGLPMAEKTIEEYISGRHWNPYPTVRYTERPDTAAAHLYEGHVVIIIDGSPSVTITPATYAHHLQHAEEYRQKPLVGAYLRFVRFFAVWASIFILPLYYLFTKNPEYLPANLQYIGPTDQGVVPLFMQFLLAEVGIDILRMAAIHTPSSLATALGLVAAIMIGEVSVQVGWFSHEVVLYLAVAAIGTYATPSYELGLANRLVRIFLLICVALFGGIGYIVGITIWVLYLARMESFHVPYFWPFLPFSYRPFRDVFLRSPIPLKNRRPAFLHPKDPDR; this is encoded by the coding sequence ATGCAAAAGGATAAGCAACCCTTATTTCGTTCGTTTGAAAAAAATCGTGACTATATACGTGATCGATTAGCTGTAGACAAAAGTTTTGATATTGTACAACGTGACCTGGAATATGCTGGAGTTAAAATGGCATTTTTTTTAATTGATGGATTTATTAAAGATGATATATTACTGTATATTATGGATTTATTTGCTGATTTGAAGCCAGAAGATATCCAAACGAATACACTTAAAAAGTTGGTTGAAACATATATTCCATATGTTGAGGTAGATGAGGTCGATGATTTAAATAAAGTAACGGATCTTGTTCTTGGTGGGCCTGCAGCGTTGGTAGTCGAAGGAATCGATAAAGTAATTATGATAGATGGAAGAACCTATCCAGCTCGCTCACCGGAAGAGCCAGATTTAGAAAGGGTTGTTAGGGGATCACGGGATGGTTATGTAGAGACCATTATTTTTAATACAGCACTCACAAGACGTAGAGTTCGTGATCGTTCTTTACGCATGGAGTATATGCAAATAGGCAGAAGATCAAAAACAGATATTTGTATTTGCTATTTAGAAGATATTGCAGATCAGCGTAGAGTAGAAGCTTTAAAAGACAAACTAGCGCAAATCGATACCGATGGATTGCCAATGGCTGAAAAAACAATCGAAGAGTATATTAGTGGTAGGCATTGGAATCCATATCCTACGGTGAGATACACGGAGCGCCCCGATACGGCTGCAGCACATTTGTATGAAGGACATGTCGTTATCATTATTGATGGTTCTCCAAGTGTAACGATAACCCCGGCTACATATGCTCATCATCTTCAGCATGCGGAGGAGTACCGACAAAAGCCACTAGTAGGTGCATATTTGCGCTTTGTTCGCTTTTTTGCCGTGTGGGCATCCATTTTTATCTTGCCATTGTATTACTTATTTACGAAAAACCCTGAGTATTTACCGGCGAACCTTCAATATATCGGACCTACTGACCAAGGGGTCGTACCTTTATTCATGCAGTTCTTATTAGCAGAGGTAGGAATAGATATTTTGCGAATGGCAGCCATTCATACACCTTCATCATTAGCAACTGCACTTGGACTTGTAGCTGCCATTATGATTGGAGAAGTATCTGTTCAAGTTGGTTGGTTTTCTCATGAGGTAGTACTTTATTTAGCTGTTGCAGCGATTGGAACTTACGCCACACCAAGTTATGAGTTAGGCTTGGCAAACCGATTAGTTCGCATTTTTTTATTGATTTGTGTAGCTTTATTTGGCGGCATAGGCTATATCGTTGGTATAACCATTTGGGTTCTCTACTTAGCACGTATGGAATCTTTTCATGTACCATATTTTTGGCCATTTCTTCCCTTTTCCTACCGTCCGTTTCGAGATGTCTTCTTGCGTTCCCCAATACCACTGAAAAACCGACGTCCAGCATTTCTGCATCCAAAAGACCCAGATCGTTAA
- a CDS encoding YqgQ family protein gives MKSVYDIQQLLKKYGTFIYTGSRLGDLQMFEMELDELHGLGFIEQELYVKAKLILKKEITSLKK, from the coding sequence ATGAAATCAGTCTATGATATCCAGCAATTGTTAAAAAAGTATGGTACATTCATTTATACCGGAAGTCGTCTTGGTGATCTCCAAATGTTTGAAATGGAGTTAGATGAACTACACGGGTTAGGTTTTATAGAACAAGAGTTATACGTGAAAGCAAAACTAATTTTAAAAAAAGAAATAACATCATTAAAAAAATAG